The following are from one region of the Amedibacterium intestinale genome:
- a CDS encoding HNH endonuclease, which translates to MISSVKDYVGLYAITDRGNVYSENRYLKDGRFFRGKKLKGGQYHNGYKFVCLRKNGINKNVMIHRLVAETFIPNPNNYPCVNHIDGNKQNNCVENLEWCSYSDNLKHAVKIGLVENQCKIRRKVVIEKDGIKHEFDSMKNCASFFGFKKGWLQNRIRKNGEVFEYQGYLIQVSPRKKVVRECQ; encoded by the coding sequence ATGATTTCTAGTGTCAAAGATTATGTCGGTTTATATGCGATTACCGACCGCGGGAATGTTTACAGTGAAAACCGTTATTTAAAAGATGGAAGATTTTTCCGTGGTAAAAAATTAAAAGGCGGACAATATCATAACGGGTACAAATTTGTTTGTTTGCGAAAAAATGGAATCAATAAAAATGTAATGATTCACCGATTAGTTGCGGAAACATTTATTCCGAATCCAAACAATTATCCTTGTGTCAATCACATTGACGGGAACAAGCAAAATAATTGTGTTGAGAATTTAGAATGGTGTTCGTATAGCGACAATTTGAAACACGCCGTAAAAATTGGATTGGTAGAAAATCAATGCAAAATAAGAAGAAAAGTTGTCATCGAAAAAGATGGAATAAAACACGAATTTGATTCGATGAAAAATTGTGCGTCATTCTTTGGATTCAAAAAAGGGTGGCTTCAAAATCGAATTAGAAAAAATGGTGAAGTTTTTGAATATCAAGGATATTTGATTCAAGTGTCACCGCGAAAGAAGGTGGTTCGGGAATGTCAATGA
- a CDS encoding DUF669 domain-containing protein gives MSIFDKWNKAVDGEALAKDVKEVEENGGNFEYKEVPLGEYEVKIDKMELKESKKGDPMFTCWFKVLEGEFKDSIIFMNQVILQGFQIHIVNEFLKSLGTELNVEFDGNYAHYNDLIMDIAEEIDGKCEYLLAYDQNKKGYNTFKINEIFDI, from the coding sequence ATGAGTATTTTTGATAAATGGAACAAAGCAGTTGACGGGGAAGCATTAGCAAAGGACGTTAAGGAAGTTGAAGAAAACGGCGGGAATTTTGAATATAAAGAAGTTCCACTTGGAGAATATGAAGTCAAAATTGACAAAATGGAATTGAAGGAATCAAAAAAAGGTGACCCAATGTTCACATGTTGGTTCAAGGTTTTGGAAGGTGAATTCAAGGATTCAATCATATTCATGAACCAAGTAATTTTACAGGGATTCCAAATTCACATTGTAAATGAATTCTTGAAATCACTTGGAACGGAATTGAATGTTGAATTTGATGGTAATTATGCACATTATAACGATTTAATTATGGACATTGCGGAAGAAATCGACGGTAAATGTGAATATTTATTGGCTTATGACCAAAACAAAAAAGGATATAATACATTCAAAATCAACGAAATTTTTGACATCTAA
- a CDS encoding type II toxin-antitoxin system PemK/MazF family toxin: MKVEKGQVVYLKTENKNGKGHIQMGRRPFLVVSNDIGNRFSEFAMVVPLTTKLKKLSQPTHVVIDYNNSMVICEQIFTIRQSDIVKIECKISEFQMKFVDECLKNALGVV, from the coding sequence ATGAAGGTAGAAAAAGGACAAGTAGTATATTTAAAAACCGAAAATAAAAACGGTAAAGGACATATCCAAATGGGAAGACGTCCATTCCTAGTAGTATCAAACGATATTGGAAATAGATTTTCAGAATTTGCAATGGTAGTTCCATTGACGACCAAATTAAAAAAATTGTCGCAACCGACCCATGTTGTCATTGATTACAATAATTCGATGGTTATTTGCGAACAAATTTTCACAATAAGACAAAGCGATATAGTTAAAATCGAATGTAAAATAAGTGAATTTCAAATGAAATTTGTTGACGAATGTTTGAAAAATGCCTTGGGTGTTGTGTGA